GCGCTGGACGCGGATAGTCGGGGCCGGGCTCACGACATGCTTTCCCTTTGCTGATGCGCGATAACCTTAAACCGCACGCCTAAATCCTCCTGCTTGTCACAGCAATCCGGTGCTCCCGGCTCCTTGGGGCGAAGGGAAAGAGAGTGATCGACAGCGCGGACGGGTCGCGGCTGGCTTGCGGCGACAAGCACAGGAATGACGCAGGAGCGTTGGCCAGCCGTCTTGATACGCAGTGTTTCCATTCGTCTTCTCGCAAGCGCGAGCGTGCGTCCGTTATCCGTCACCCGCCCGTCATCGGCGGAAAAATCCCGATCTCACGGGCATTGCCAATCGGTTCGTCGTGTTCGGCGTGTTCCTGATCGAGGGCCACGCGGATGACGTTTTCGTATTGCAGCGCCGTCTCATATTCCTCGCCCAGTGTCTTCAAGTGACCGAGAAGATCGGCAACGGTGAGGACGGAGGCGGGAAGGGCGATCTCTTCCTCGCTCTTGCCGATCCGTTCCCGCACCCAGGCAAAATAGACGAGGCGCGTCATTCTTCGTCATCCACGATATGTTTCAAGCCGGCGCGGAAATAGTCATAGCCGGTATATATGGTCAAAATGGCCGCGATCCAAAGCAGGCCGATGCCGATCTGCGTCGTAAAGGGAAAAATCGCATCGCCCGCCGGACCGGCAAGCAGGAACGCGATTGCCACCAGTTGCAGCGTTGTTTTCCATTTGGCGATCCGCGTGACGGGAACGCTGACCTTGAGGGCGGCCAGATATTCGCGCAGTCCCGAAACGAGGATTTCGCGGCAGAGGATGGTGATTGCCGCCCAGATCGACCAGCCGGCGATTGTCTGATCGGCGGCAACCAGCAGCAGGATCGAGGCGACCAGGAGCTTGTCGGCGATCGGGTCGAGCATGCGACCGATATTCGAAGTCTGGTTCCAGATGCGCGCCAGATAACCATCCAGGAAATCGGTGAGAGAAGCGATGATGAATATCCAAAGGGCGACCCATCGCGCCGTGTTGCTGATCGCAAGCCGCCCCTCGACAAAGAAGCACAGGACGATCAGCGGTACCGCGAGAATGCGGCCGTAGGTCAGCAAATTGGGAATATTATACGCGCGCGATGCCATGAAACCGTTCTCTGAATTTTTGTGATTGTAGATGACGGGTTTGACCGCAAGCCGTCAACATTCTTTCTGTTTTTCTGCCGCCTTTGCGTGGAATTTGCGACCGTTGCCGCCTATTTCGCGGCATCGTCGTGAAAATGGTTATAGACCTGCTTTGCGACCGTCTCGGAAATGCCGTCGACTGCCATGAGATCGGAAAGCGCTGCCCGCGAAACGGCTTTTGCGGTGCCGAAATGCTGCAGCAGCGCCCGCTTGCGGGAAGGGCCGATGCCGCCGATCTCGTCGAGCGGGTTCTTCACCATCTCCTTCTTGCGCCGCGCGCGATGGGAGCCGATGGCGAAGCGGTGGGCTTCGTCGCGCAGGCGCTGGATGAAATAGAGCACGGGATCGCGTGGCGGCAGCGTGAAGCTTTCGCGCCCCGGCGAAAAGAAGCGCTCGCGCCCCGCATCGCGGTCGACGCCCTTTGCCACGCCGATGGCAATGACGCTGTCAGTGATGGCGAGTTCTTCGAGGATGGCGCGCACTGCCGTCATCTGGCCCTGGCCACCGTCGATCAGGATCACGTCCGGCCAGGCAGGGAAGGGCAGATCGGCGGCCTCAGCGCTCGATACCGTCTGCGTCCGGTCCGGAATGCCTTCCTCCTTGATCAGCCGCGAGAATCGCCGGGTCATGACCTCGCGCATCATGCCGAAGTCGTCTCCGGGCGTGATGTCGGTCGATTTGATGTTGAACTTGCGGTACTGGCTCTTGACGAAACCTTCTGGCCCGGCCACGACCATGCCGCCCACCGCGTTCGTGCCCATGATATGCGAGTTGTCGTAGATCTCGATCCGCTGTGGCGCATAGGGTAGGCCGAACGTTTCCTTGAAGCCCTCGAGCAGGCGCGATTGCGAAGCGGTCTCGGCCAGCTTGCGGCCATGTGCCTCGCGGGCATTGGCAACGACATGGTCGACCAGATCGCGCTTTTCACCGCGCTGCGGCACCAGGATCGACACCTTGTGCCCGGCCTTTTCGCCGAGCGCCGCCGCCAGCAGTTCCATTTCCTCGATTGTTTCCGACAGCATGATCTGCTTCGGCACCGGCTTGTCGTCGTAGAATTGCGCCAGGAATGCATTGAGAACCTCGGCGCTCGAAAGCTGCGGGTCGGCCTTCGGAAAGTAGGCGCGATTGCCCCAGTTCTGGCCCGTGCGAAAGAAAAAGACCTGGATGCAGGAAATACCGCCCTCGTGGTGGATCGCAAATACATCCGCTTCCTCGACGCCTGCGGGATTGATGCCCTGATGGCTCTGGACGTGCGACAGCGCCGCGAGGCGATCGCGATAGATCGCCGCACGCTCGAAATCGAGATCTTCGGCGGCGGCGTTCATCTCCTCTGCCATGTGCTCCTTCACCTTCTGGCTTTTGCCGGAAAGGAAATCCTTGGCCTCCTGCACCAGTTGCGCATAGTCTTCGTCGCTGATCTCGCGGGTACAGGGGCCAGAACAGCGCTTGATTTGGTAGAGCAGGCAGGGGCGCGTACGCGTCTCGAAGACGCTGTCCGTGCAGGTGCGGATCAGGAAGGCGCGCTGGAGCGAATTGATCGTGCGCCCGACGGCGCCGGCGGAAGCGAAGGGACCAAAATAATCGCCCTTGCGGGCGCGGGCGCCGCGATGCTTGAAGATCGACGGGGCGCGATGATCGCCGGTGATGAGGATATAGGGAAACGACTTGTCGTCACGCAAAAGCACGTTAAAGCGCGGCCGCAAGCGCTTGATCAGATTCGCTTCCAAAAGCAGCGCCTCGGTCTCCGTGCGCGTCGTCACGAATTCCATGTGCGAGGTCAGGCGGACCATCTGCGCGATCCGGTTGGAATGGACCCGGCCCATCGCATAGTTGCCGACGCGCTTCTTGAGGCTGCGCGCCTTGCCGACATAAAGCACGTCGCCATCTTCATTGAACATGCGGTAGACGCCGGGGCTGTTCGGCAGCCGCTTGACGAACTCGCCGATCAGTTCCGCGCCGGCAAGCCCGCTCTCGTTGCCGCCGCCTTCGTTCCAGTCGATCGCAGCCGGAAGCGGCGAGGCGGAAAGGTCGCTTTCCACCTCGATATCGTCTTCGTTTTCATCGGTTTCATCATAAAGAACACCGCCATCGGGCAGCTTCTTGGCATTCATTCCTTGATCTCCAGCACATCCGGCGTCTGCCACGCAAGATGCTGGCCGCCGTCGAGTGCAATCATCTGACCCGTGATCGAAGGCGTCTCGAACAGAAAACGAATCGTTCGGCCGAATTCCTCCAATTCAGGTCCTTGCTTCAAGATAAGGGCTGCGACCTGTGCTTGAAAGTCTTCCTGCAACTGCCGTTCGCTCGGCATCGAGGGGCCAGGCCCGATGGCGTTGACACGAATCTTCGGAGCAAGTGCCTGCGCCATCGTCTGCGTTGCGGTCCAAAGTGCCGACTTCGACAGGGTATAGGAATAAAAGCTCGGCCGCAGCGCCCAGACGCGCTGGTCGATAACATTGACAATGAGGCCAGTGCAGGTTTCCGGCAGCTGGGCGGCGAACTGGGCAGACAGGATCGAAGGGGCCCGCACATGCACCGCGAAGTGCTCGTCCCAGGCAGCATCGTTCGTCTTTCGCACCGAATCTTCGCGGAAGACCGAGGCATTGTTGACGAGCAGATCAATGGGTCCAAGGCGATCCGCGGCCCTTTTTACCAGCGTTTCCGTGTCGCTTGTTTTGGTAAGGTCGGCTTGCACTGCAAAGACGTACTTGCCTCCTTGCCGCAATTCCGCCGCAACCGCCTCCGCCTCGTCGATCGAGCGATTGGCATGAATGGCAACGGAAAAGCCGTTTTCCGCCAGATCCTCGACTATCGCCCGGCCTATTCTCTTGGCAGCCCCGGTTACGAGCGCGGCCTTAAGTCTTTTCTCGTTCAAATGCGTGCCTTCTGGTCCCGCGACTCTAAGTGCGCTTCTATATAGCGGCAGGCACAGACTATATAAATAGGCTGTGAGATTGCCTTTTCGGCAGGCCTATTCTATGTATTATTTGAGAATTAAATTTCCTAAAATAAGTATTGACAATTTAACCAACCGTTATGGTTAACAAATATTCTGTTGCGCTATAGCAACATCAAATTTCAGCCGCTTCTCTGCCTCAATCATTTCACAATTTGGCTCTCTCAAATCCGCAATTGCGCTCCACTTTCGGCCTCGATCCGAGAGGGACATCTAGTAATTTCTCGCGAATGCTTCGACTCAGGACAGTTACGAAGGGCGCGAGATCGAAAGGAGAATGAGTATGCGTACATTTATTGCTAGTCTGATGGCGTCCGCCTTCGTGATCGCCGGCTTTTCTGCCGCCAATGCCGCCGACGCAGTCGACCAGGTTCCGGAAGCTCCGGTAGCACAGGCCGAGCCGGCCGCTCCGGCAGGCAACTGGGAAGGCTTTTACCTCGGCGGCGCAGGCACCTATAACAAGGGCAACTTCGGTGGAGACCGCGACGGTTACGCAATGGGCGGGCAGCTCTACACCGGCTACAACTGGCAGAGCGGCCAGATCGTTTACGGTGTTGAAGCCGATCTCGGTTATTCAGGCCTCGACAGCACGTCAAACGGCATCACTAACAAGAACCGCTTCAACGGCTCCGTTCGCGGTCGTGTCGGTTACGACCTGAACCCCTTCCTGCTCTATGCCACGGCTGGCGCCGCTGCGGCGAACAACAAGGTCAGCGGCTTCGGTGATTCGGAGTCCAAGACGGCTTTGGGTTACACAGTCGGTGCCGGTGCTGAAGCGTTCGTGACGAACAACATCACGGCACGTGTTGAATATCGCTTCAGCGACTATCAGAACAAGGACTTCGATCTCGGCGCCGCCAACGTATCGCGCGGCTATGATGAACACAGCGTGAAGGTCGGTATCGGCGTCAAGTTCTAAGTCTGCCGAACACCATCCGATGAAAGCCGGGCCTTGCGCCCGGCTTGAACATGAAGAGGCCGGAACATCGGATATGATGATCGGCCTCGTTTTTGTCAGCCGTGCGGCTTGAGTTCCTGATAGGCTGGAAATTTCTTCTCGAATTTGCCTGCCCAGTCGATCAGTTCCGGATGCTCGGCTTCCCACTCGCCCTTGAAGCGCAGTTGCAGATAGCCGATCGTCGCAGCAAGCGCGAAGTGACCGCCATTCAGCCTGCGGCCGATCTTCGGTGGATGCGCGCTGATGTGGTTCAGGCCGCTGACGGCCTTCTTCCACTGGCGGTCGATCCAGGGCTGGTGCACCTTCTCCTCGTCGCGGAAGCGGCGCTCGTAAACGATCGCCAGCAGGCAGTCGCAGATGCCGTCGCAGAGTGCTTCGAGAATTTCGGCATCGGTTCGCTTGCCGTTCTTCGAAGGGTAGAGCTTGCTGTTCTTGAGCCGTCCGAAATAGTGCATGATCGCCACGCTGTCGAAGACCGAAACTCCGTCATCGGTCAGAAGCGTCGGTATTTTGCCGAGCGGGTTGTTGTCGACGAGGATCGCCGGGCCGGCATTGGTATCGACGCGGATCTCGGCGACGCCGAGTTCCAGATAATGCGCGGCCATCAGCACCTTGCTGGAATAGGGCGATGTCGGGGAGCACAGCAGCTTCATGTTTCACCTCTAGAGCAGATTCGGCGCGGACTATTTCGCACCTGCAGCAAAGGGTCAATCGGCCTTTGCGGTCGTCGCTTCACCACGCAGCCAGAAGGCACGCTGTGAGGCGAACCGATCCTGGGCGAGACAATCCTTGAGCGCCGGCAGCAGCACGTGCAACTCGTCCTTCAGTGTGAAGGGCGGGTTGACGATGATGAGACCCGAGCCCGTCAACCCGGTCACGCCGCGATCGCTGCGCACGCTGAGTTCAGCGCACAGCATCTTCGGAATTTGGGTCAGTTGCATCCCCTCGTGAAATTCCTTGATGGGAGCGCCCCTTTTCAGCGGATACCAGAGGCAATAGGTGCCCCCCGGAAACCGCCGGTATGCTTTGGTCAGGCCCTCGACCAGGCGCTCGTATTCGCCGTCCTCCTCGAACGGCGGATCGACAAGCACGATGCCGCGCTTTTCCTTCGGCGGCAGATGCGCGCCGAGCGCCAGCCAGCCGTCGAGCTCGGTGATACGGGCATGGTGATCTCCTTCGAACAGCCGGTGAAGGCGGACGTAGTCCTCCCGATGCAGTTCCATCGCCGAAAGCCTGTCCTGTGGGCGAAAGAGCATGCGCGAAAGCTTCGGCGAACCGGGATAGAAGCGCACGCCGCCATCCGGGTTGAGTTCCCGCACCGCGGAAAGATAGGGTTCGAGCAGCTCTGCCACCTGCGGCGCAAGCTCGGCCTTCATGATCCTGCCGATGCCGTCCTGCCACTCGCCGGTCGTTTGCGCCTCTTGCGAGGAGAGGTCGTAAAGGCCGACGCCGGCATGCGTGTCGAGCACGCGGAAAGCGCCGTCCTTCTTCTGCAGATAGCGGATGAGACGCGCCAGAACGGCGTGCTTCGGCACATCGGCAAAGTTGCCCGCGTGATAGATGTGGCGGTAGTTCATTTTCGCTGATGCCTGTTATGAATTCATGTCATAGCCGTCATTTCCGGCTTTTGGCGGATGACGCCTTGGAATATAGAAAAGCCATGAACATTGCGACCCCCATGCACGCCAAATCCGCCGACCCCGGCAAGAGGGTCGGGCACACTGCCTGTCCGCACGACTGTCCCTCCACCTGCGCACTGGAAGTGGAGATCGCAAATGACGGCCGCATCGGCCGTGTGCGCGGTGCCAACGACCACACCTATACGTCCGGCGTCATCTGCGCCAAGGTCGCCCGCTATGCCGAACGCCTCTACCATCCGGACCGGCTGATGCATCCTGTGCGTCGCATCGGCGCAAAAGGCGAGGGGCGCTGGCAGCAGATTTCCTGGGACGCGGCCCTGGACGAAATCGCCGAAGCCTTCGTGAGGGCGGAAGGGAAGGATGGCAGCGAGGCGGTCTGGCCATACTATTATGCCGGCACCATGGGCTGGGTGCAGCGCGACAGCATCGAGCGGCTGCGCCACGCCAAACGCTATTCCGGCTTTTTCTCGTCGATCTGTACCAACCCGGCCTGGACCGGCTTCACCATGGCGACGGGCACGCTGCGCGGTCCCGATCCGCGCGAGATGGGCCGCACCGATTGCGTCGTCATCTGGGGCACGAACGCGGTCGCGACGCAGGTCAATGTGATGACGCACGCGATCAAGTCGCGCAAGGAACGCGCCGCCAAGATCGTCGTCGTCGACATCTACGACAATCCGACGATGAAGCAGGCCGACATGGCGCTGATCGTCAGGCCTGGCACTGATGCGGCACTTGCCTGCGCCGTCATGCACGTCGCCTTCCGCGACGGTTACGCCGACCGGGCCTACATGACGAAATATGCCGACGATCCGGCAGGTCTCGAAGCGCATCTCAAATCGAAGACGCCGGAATGGGCGGCCGCGATCACCGGCCTGACGGCCGACGAGATCGAAGCCTTTGCAAAGCTCGTCGGCACGACGAAGAAAACCTATTTCCGCCTCGGCTACGGCTTTACCCGCCAGCGCAACGGCGCAGTCGCCATGCATGCCGCCGCCTCGATCGCCACTGTGCTCGGCTCCTGGCAGTATGAGGGCGGCGGCGCCTTCCATTCGAACAGTGACATCTTCCGCATGAACAACGCGGAGCTGACCGGCAAGTCGATGAAGGATCCGGATATCCGCATGCTCGACCAGTCGCAGATCGGCCGCGTGCTGACCGGCGACGCCGCATCACTGCGCCATCGCGGACCGGTCACCGCCATGCTGGTTCAAAACACCAATCCGATGAACATCGCGCCTGAGCAGCGCCTGGTGAAGCGCGGCTTTGCGCGTGACGATCTCTTCGTGGCCGTGCACGAGCAGTTCATGACCGAGACGGCAGAAATGGCCGATATCGTCATTCCGGCCACGATGTTCGTCGAGCATGACGACATCTACCGCGCGGGCGGGCAGAACCATATCCTGCTCGGCCCGAAACTCGTCGAACCGCCGCCGACGGTGCGCACCAACCTTTTCGTCATCGAGGAGCTTTCAAAGCGCCTCGGGGTCGCGCACCAGCCAGGCTTCGGCTTTAGCGCCCGGGAAATGGTTGACCGCATTCTCGAAACAAGCGGCCTGCCGGACTACGACCACTTCCTCGAGCATAAATGGTTCGACCGCCAGCCTGACTTCGAAGACGCGCATTTTCTCAACGGTTTCGCGCATCCCGACGGCAAGTTCCGCTTTCGGCCGGACTGGGCGAACCAGCCGGCGCCTAACCGTCCACCGGAATCCGTCGGCCTGCTCGGCCCGCATCCCGAGCTGCCGGCTTTTCCGGACCAGGTGGACGTCATTGAAGTGGCCGATGCCGAACATCCCTTCCGGCTTGCAACGTCGCCCGCCCGCAACTTCCTGAATTCCAGCTTTTCCGAAACAAAGACGTCGCGGCAGAAGGAGGGGCGTCCTGAACTGATGATCAATCCCCAGGATGCCGACATGATCGGCATTGCCCACGGCGATCGCGTCCAGATCGGAAACCGGCGCGGAGAGGTGCGCCTGCACGCAAACGTCACGAACGAGGTCAAGCCGGGCGTTTTGATTGCCGAAGGCTTGTGGCCAAACAAAGCGCATCTCGACGGCGAGGGCATCAATGTGCTCACCGGCGCAGACCCCGTCGCGCCCTATGGCGGTGCGGCGGTTCATGACAATAAGGTCTGGCTGCGCAAGGATGCCGTATGACGAAGTTCGCGAAGGCAAAGGCGCAGGTCGTCGAGGAAACGACGCTTGCGGAAGGCTGGACACGGTTGAGCGCTTACAAGCTCGATTACACGGACTCGAAGGGCCTCACCCATCGCCTGCATCGCGAGGTCTATCACCGCACGCCGGCCGCGACGATCCTGCTCTACGATCCGAAACGCGGCTCCGTCATCCTCGTCAAGCAGTTCCGCCTGCCGCCCGATCTTCGGGGCGAGCCCGCCTTCATGATCGAAACGCCGGCCGGTCTCCTCGACGGCGAGGAGCCGGAGGCAGCGATCCGCCGCGAAGCGATGGAAGAGACGGGTTTTCGCGTCCGCGACGTCCGGTTCCTCTTCAGGGCCTACAGTTCGCCGGGTTCGAACAGCGAAGTCGTGCATTTCTTCGCCGCGCCGATCGATACGTCCGACCGCGTCTCGAACGGCGGTGGCCTGGACGAAGAGCATGAGGATATCGAAGTGCTGGACGTGCCGCTGGACATTGCAATCACCATGATCCAAAGCGGTGATATCTGCGACATGAAGACGATCGTCCTGCTGCAATGGGCGGCGATGAACAGGAATAGCTTGACCTGATTGGCATTTCTTCCAAGCGCCGTCGATCTTTCGGCGTTCTACCCAATCATGCCCGACCGTTTCCAGGATGCCGGATTGCCGTTTGCTCGCGAGTGCAAAGGCCGTCACGACAAGGCCGCTCATATTCGTGCAGCGCATAGAAACGCCATCAGGAGAGTGCCCATGTGGCTCAGCAATTTCACGCTCGTTCTTCCCCAAGAGGTGGTGAGCCGGGGCTCAATCCGGATAGAGGACGAGGCGATTGCCGAGATACGGCCGGAGCCGGTCGGCAATGCCGCGATCGACGGCGGCGGGCGCTTGCTGATGCCGGGATTCGTGGATCTGCATGGCGACATGATCGAGCGCGAGATCGCGCCGCGCCCGAACGCCATGATGCCGATTGATTTCGGCATCCATGAGCTCGACAAGAAACTCGCGGCCGCCGGCGTGACGACGGCTTTTGCGGCGGTTTCCTTCGCGACCGAGAGCGTCTACGGCTATGTCCGTTCGCTCGAAACAACGGGTGCGATCATCGAGGGGATCAACCGGCTCAAGCACGATCTCTTGATCGACCATCGCGTCCATGCTCGTTATGAGATCACAAACACGGGTGCCGCGCCCGCGCTCGAAAGGCTGCTTCAAGCCGGTCATGTCGACATGGTGTCGCTCACCGACCATACGCCGGGGCAGGGGCAGTACAACAACATCCAGAGCTACATATTGAGCATCGCCGAGCGCCGGGCGATCTCCGAGGAAATGGCAGCGGAAATGGTCGCCCGGCGCATCGCCATGCGCAACAATCCGGAGATCGAGGCAAGGCTGAGGGAGATCGTCGCCCTCTCGCTCAAATGGAAGCTGTCGCTTGCTTCGCACGATGACGATAGTGCGGAAAAGGTTGCCAGGATGCATGATCTCGGTGTGACGACCAGCGAGTTTCCCGTCACGCTGCCAGCTGCCTTGGAGGCCCGCCGCCGCGGGCTCTGGACGCTTATGGGGGCGCCTAATGCGCTTCGCGGCCAGTCGATGTCCGGCAATCTGAGTGCGCTCGATGCCGCAAGGGCCGGGCTACTGACGGTGATTGCTGCCGATTATCACCCGGCGGCTTTCGTGCCCGGCATCTTCAAGATCGCCGAGTATACCGCAATGCCGGCCGCGGTCGCCATGGCGACCGAAAATGCCGCCCGTTCCGCAGGTCTGACCGACCGCGGCGCAATCGCCGTCGGTC
Above is a window of Rhizobium etli 8C-3 DNA encoding:
- a CDS encoding molybdopterin-containing oxidoreductase family protein, producing the protein MNIATPMHAKSADPGKRVGHTACPHDCPSTCALEVEIANDGRIGRVRGANDHTYTSGVICAKVARYAERLYHPDRLMHPVRRIGAKGEGRWQQISWDAALDEIAEAFVRAEGKDGSEAVWPYYYAGTMGWVQRDSIERLRHAKRYSGFFSSICTNPAWTGFTMATGTLRGPDPREMGRTDCVVIWGTNAVATQVNVMTHAIKSRKERAAKIVVVDIYDNPTMKQADMALIVRPGTDAALACAVMHVAFRDGYADRAYMTKYADDPAGLEAHLKSKTPEWAAAITGLTADEIEAFAKLVGTTKKTYFRLGYGFTRQRNGAVAMHAAASIATVLGSWQYEGGGAFHSNSDIFRMNNAELTGKSMKDPDIRMLDQSQIGRVLTGDAASLRHRGPVTAMLVQNTNPMNIAPEQRLVKRGFARDDLFVAVHEQFMTETAEMADIVIPATMFVEHDDIYRAGGQNHILLGPKLVEPPPTVRTNLFVIEELSKRLGVAHQPGFGFSAREMVDRILETSGLPDYDHFLEHKWFDRQPDFEDAHFLNGFAHPDGKFRFRPDWANQPAPNRPPESVGLLGPHPELPAFPDQVDVIEVADAEHPFRLATSPARNFLNSSFSETKTSRQKEGRPELMINPQDADMIGIAHGDRVQIGNRRGEVRLHANVTNEVKPGVLIAEGLWPNKAHLDGEGINVLTGADPVAPYGGAAVHDNKVWLRKDAV
- the uvrC gene encoding excinuclease ABC subunit UvrC yields the protein MNAKKLPDGGVLYDETDENEDDIEVESDLSASPLPAAIDWNEGGGNESGLAGAELIGEFVKRLPNSPGVYRMFNEDGDVLYVGKARSLKKRVGNYAMGRVHSNRIAQMVRLTSHMEFVTTRTETEALLLEANLIKRLRPRFNVLLRDDKSFPYILITGDHRAPSIFKHRGARARKGDYFGPFASAGAVGRTINSLQRAFLIRTCTDSVFETRTRPCLLYQIKRCSGPCTREISDEDYAQLVQEAKDFLSGKSQKVKEHMAEEMNAAAEDLDFERAAIYRDRLAALSHVQSHQGINPAGVEEADVFAIHHEGGISCIQVFFFRTGQNWGNRAYFPKADPQLSSAEVLNAFLAQFYDDKPVPKQIMLSETIEEMELLAAALGEKAGHKVSILVPQRGEKRDLVDHVVANAREAHGRKLAETASQSRLLEGFKETFGLPYAPQRIEIYDNSHIMGTNAVGGMVVAGPEGFVKSQYRKFNIKSTDITPGDDFGMMREVMTRRFSRLIKEEGIPDRTQTVSSAEAADLPFPAWPDVILIDGGQGQMTAVRAILEELAITDSVIAIGVAKGVDRDAGRERFFSPGRESFTLPPRDPVLYFIQRLRDEAHRFAIGSHRARRKKEMVKNPLDEIGGIGPSRKRALLQHFGTAKAVSRAALSDLMAVDGISETVAKQVYNHFHDDAAK
- a CDS encoding outer membrane protein, whose protein sequence is MRTFIASLMASAFVIAGFSAANAADAVDQVPEAPVAQAEPAAPAGNWEGFYLGGAGTYNKGNFGGDRDGYAMGGQLYTGYNWQSGQIVYGVEADLGYSGLDSTSNGITNKNRFNGSVRGRVGYDLNPFLLYATAGAAAANNKVSGFGDSESKTALGYTVGAGAEAFVTNNITARVEYRFSDYQNKDFDLGAANVSRGYDEHSVKVGIGVKF
- a CDS encoding SDR family oxidoreductase, coding for MNEKRLKAALVTGAAKRIGRAIVEDLAENGFSVAIHANRSIDEAEAVAAELRQGGKYVFAVQADLTKTSDTETLVKRAADRLGPIDLLVNNASVFREDSVRKTNDAAWDEHFAVHVRAPSILSAQFAAQLPETCTGLIVNVIDQRVWALRPSFYSYTLSKSALWTATQTMAQALAPKIRVNAIGPGPSMPSERQLQEDFQAQVAALILKQGPELEEFGRTIRFLFETPSITGQMIALDGGQHLAWQTPDVLEIKE
- the pgsA gene encoding CDP-diacylglycerol--glycerol-3-phosphate 3-phosphatidyltransferase, producing the protein MASRAYNIPNLLTYGRILAVPLIVLCFFVEGRLAISNTARWVALWIFIIASLTDFLDGYLARIWNQTSNIGRMLDPIADKLLVASILLLVAADQTIAGWSIWAAITILCREILVSGLREYLAALKVSVPVTRIAKWKTTLQLVAIAFLLAGPAGDAIFPFTTQIGIGLLWIAAILTIYTGYDYFRAGLKHIVDDEE
- the moaD gene encoding molybdopterin converting factor subunit 1; the encoded protein is MTRLVYFAWVRERIGKSEEEIALPASVLTVADLLGHLKTLGEEYETALQYENVIRVALDQEHAEHDEPIGNAREIGIFPPMTGG
- a CDS encoding glutathione S-transferase; this encodes MKLLCSPTSPYSSKVLMAAHYLELGVAEIRVDTNAGPAILVDNNPLGKIPTLLTDDGVSVFDSVAIMHYFGRLKNSKLYPSKNGKRTDAEILEALCDGICDCLLAIVYERRFRDEEKVHQPWIDRQWKKAVSGLNHISAHPPKIGRRLNGGHFALAATIGYLQLRFKGEWEAEHPELIDWAGKFEKKFPAYQELKPHG
- a CDS encoding 23S rRNA (adenine(2030)-N(6))-methyltransferase RlmJ, whose protein sequence is MNYRHIYHAGNFADVPKHAVLARLIRYLQKKDGAFRVLDTHAGVGLYDLSSQEAQTTGEWQDGIGRIMKAELAPQVAELLEPYLSAVRELNPDGGVRFYPGSPKLSRMLFRPQDRLSAMELHREDYVRLHRLFEGDHHARITELDGWLALGAHLPPKEKRGIVLVDPPFEEDGEYERLVEGLTKAYRRFPGGTYCLWYPLKRGAPIKEFHEGMQLTQIPKMLCAELSVRSDRGVTGLTGSGLIIVNPPFTLKDELHVLLPALKDCLAQDRFASQRAFWLRGEATTAKAD
- a CDS encoding NUDIX domain-containing protein, which codes for MTKFAKAKAQVVEETTLAEGWTRLSAYKLDYTDSKGLTHRLHREVYHRTPAATILLYDPKRGSVILVKQFRLPPDLRGEPAFMIETPAGLLDGEEPEAAIRREAMEETGFRVRDVRFLFRAYSSPGSNSEVVHFFAAPIDTSDRVSNGGGLDEEHEDIEVLDVPLDIAITMIQSGDICDMKTIVLLQWAAMNRNSLT
- a CDS encoding alpha-D-ribose 1-methylphosphonate 5-triphosphate diphosphatase, with the protein product MWLSNFTLVLPQEVVSRGSIRIEDEAIAEIRPEPVGNAAIDGGGRLLMPGFVDLHGDMIEREIAPRPNAMMPIDFGIHELDKKLAAAGVTTAFAAVSFATESVYGYVRSLETTGAIIEGINRLKHDLLIDHRVHARYEITNTGAAPALERLLQAGHVDMVSLTDHTPGQGQYNNIQSYILSIAERRAISEEMAAEMVARRIAMRNNPEIEARLREIVALSLKWKLSLASHDDDSAEKVARMHDLGVTTSEFPVTLPAALEARRRGLWTLMGAPNALRGQSMSGNLSALDAARAGLLTVIAADYHPAAFVPGIFKIAEYTAMPAAVAMATENAARSAGLTDRGAIAVGQRADLVVVEPGDVHRIRATFCGGRFVYSDGTLHQLRARAD